In Chanodichthys erythropterus isolate Z2021 chromosome 11, ASM2448905v1, whole genome shotgun sequence, a single window of DNA contains:
- the mctp2b gene encoding multiple C2 and transmembrane domain-containing protein 2 isoform X4: protein MRTETAGVSEHQRETPRTYLLTIFLKEGRGLVIRDRCGTSDPYVKFKLDGKTLYKSKVVYKNLNPVWNESFSFPIRNLDQKLFIKVYDRDLTTDDFMGSYGVVLNKLELEKTSEMVLPLDDPNSLEDDMGVIVIDICLSVRDGKNKKHRWAQRKTRSLTSSTTEHNRRLTESLKKSQLWTGVFTITLVEGRDLPLDGQGDVFVRFKLGDQKYKSKNQVKKINTQWREKFDFNQFPDGSSILEIEVVGKEGRKNEECYGQNEINLSGLPLNKSTLFTCELDPSRGKLVFLVTPTPCTGASITDLVAPPLEEPHERDNMLVKYSIKNSLKDMRDVGFLQVKVIKATDLMAADLNGKSDPFCVLELGNNRLQTHTIYKTLNPEWNKVFTFPVKDIHEVLEVTVFDEDGDKAPDFLGKVALPLLSIRNGQQVACPLRKENLGGLSKGAIILELEVIYNSVKASIRTFTPREQKFLEDNAKFSKKVLARNVVRVRNIYRAVCHVNQFIKSCFQWESVQRSTIAFLVFLLTVWYWDFYMLPLFMVLLIIWNYLQIASERVTRDLDTMELYEEEDEDEKESERKGLMEKIHMVQEIVITVQNLLEEIACFGERIKNTFNWSVPFLSNLAFLVLIMATVITYFIPVRYIILLWGIHKFTKKLRNPYAIENNELMDFLSRVPSDVQMAQYTELSSCSFHSPYKRRRASP, encoded by the exons GCACAAGTGATCCATATGTGAAGTTCAAACTAGATGGGAAGACCTTGTACAAAAGTAAAGTGGTGTATAAGAATCTCAACCCTGTCTGGAATGAGTCCTTCTCCTTCCCGATCCGCAACCTGGACCAGAAACTCTTCATCAAG GTTTATGATCGAGATCTGACAACGGATGACTTCATGGGGTCCTACGGTGTTGTGCTGAATAAACTGGAACTTGAAAA GACCAGCGAGATGGTGCTTCCACTGGACGACCCCAACAGCCTGGAGGACGACATGGGGGTCATAGTCATCGATATCTGTTTATCTGTGAGGGacggcaaaaacaaaaaacat AGATGGGCCCAGAGGAAAACAAGGAGCCTGACG TCAAGTACAACGGAGCATAACAGACGTCTCACAGAGTCACTGAAGAAGAGTCAACTCTGGACCGGCGTCTTTACCATCACTCTGGTGGAGGGGCGGGACTTGCCGCTGGATGGACAGGGCGATGTGTTTGTTCGCTTCAAACTGGGAGATCAGAAATATAAAAGCAAG AATCAAGTGAAGAAGATCAACACACAATGGAGAGAAAAGTTTGACTTCAACCAGTTCCCTGACGGGTCCAGTATTCTTGAAATTGAAGTGGTGGGAAAAGAGGGACGGAAAAATGAGGAATGTTACGGACA GAATGAGATCAACTTGTCTGGGCTTCCACTGAACAAATCCACACTGTTTACATGTGAGCTGGACCCGAGCAGAGGCAAGCTGGTGTTCCTCGTCACTCCCACTCCCTGCACTGGAGCTTCCATCACGGATCTCGTCGCCCCTCCGCTGGAAGAGCCTCATGAGAGAGACAATATGCTGGTTAAATAC AGTATCAAGAACTCCCTGAAGGACATGAGAGATGTTGGTTTTCTTCAGGTTAAAGTGATCAAGGCCACTGACCTCATGGCTGCTGATCTAAATG GAAAGAGTGATCCATTTTGTGTCCTGGAATTGGGAAACAACCGACTACAGACCCATACCATATACAAAACCCTCAACCCTGAGTGGAATAAAGTCTTTACTTT CCCAGTAAAAGACATTCATGAAGTTCTGGAAGTGACTGTGTTTGATGAGGATGGCGACAAAGCCCCAGATTTCTTGGGGAAGGTGGCTCTTCCTTTACTTTCA ATTCGTAACGGTCAGCAGGTTGCTTGTCCTCTGAGGAAAGAGAACTTGGGAGGACTGTCTAAAGGAGCCATAATACTGGAGTTGGAAGTTATCTACAATTCT GTCAAAGCAAGCATTAGGACCTTCACACCTAGAGAACAGAAGTTTCTTGAGGACAATGCCAAGTTTTCTAAGAAG GTTCTTGCCAGGAATGTTGTTCGCGTGAGGAACATTTATCGTGCTGTGTGCCACGTCAACCAGTTCATCAAAAGCTGTTTCCAGTGGGAAAGCGTGCAGAGGAGCACTATAGCATTTCTG GTCTTTCTTCTTACAGTGTGGTACTGGGATTTCTACATGCTGCCCTTGTTCATGGTCCTTCTCATCATATGGAACTATCTCCAGATCGCTTCTGAGAGAGTCACCAGAGACCTA GACACCATGGAGTTATATGAAGAAGAAGATGAAGATGAAAAG GAATCTGAAAGAAAGGGTTTGATGGAGAAAATCCACATGGTTCAAGAGATTGTCATTACAGTCCAGAACCTTCTGGAGGAGATAGCATGCTTTGGTGAAAGAATAAAGAA tACATTCAACTGGTCAGTGCCGTTCTTGTCTAATTTGGCCTTTCTGGTTCTCATTATGGCCACAGTGATCACTTACTTTATTCCAGTACgctacattattttattatggg gTATACATAAATTCACAAAGAAACTGCGCAATCCTTATGCCATTGAAAACAATGAGTTGATGGATTTCCTCTCCAGAGTGCCTTCAGATGTCCAAATG GCGCAGTACACCGAACTGAGCAGCTGTAGTTTTCACAGTCCCTACAAGAGAAGGAGAGCATCACCGTAG